The following coding sequences lie in one Arabidopsis thaliana chromosome 3, partial sequence genomic window:
- the NIT2 gene encoding nitrilase 2 (nitrilase 2 (NIT2); FUNCTIONS IN: indole-3-acetonitrile nitrilase activity, nitrilase activity, indole-3-acetonitrile nitrile hydratase activity; INVOLVED IN: response to cadmium ion, indoleacetic acid biosynthetic process, response to bacterium; LOCATED IN: cellular_component unknown; EXPRESSED IN: cotyledon, cultured cell; CONTAINS InterPro DOMAIN/s: Nitrilase/cyanide hydratase and apolipoprotein N-acyltransferase (InterPro:IPR003010), Nitrilase/cyanide hydratase, conserved site (InterPro:IPR000132); BEST Arabidopsis thaliana protein match is: nitrilase 1 (TAIR:AT3G44310.3); Has 7677 Blast hits to 7598 proteins in 1742 species: Archae - 157; Bacteria - 4958; Metazoa - 446; Fungi - 568; Plants - 325; Viruses - 11; Other Eukaryotes - 1212 (source: NCBI BLink).), which yields MSTSENTPFNGVASSTIVRATIVQASTVYNDTPATLEKANKFIVEAASKGSELVVFPEAFIGGYPRGFRFGLGVGVHNEEGRDEFRKYHASAIKVPGPEVEKLAELAGKNNVYLVMGAIEKDGYTLYCTALFFSPQGQFLGKHRKLMPTSLERCIWGQGDGSTIPVYDTPIGKLGAAICWENRMPLYRTALYAKGIELYCAPTADGSKEWQSSMLHIAIEGGCFVLSACQFCLRKDFPDHPDYLFTDWYDDKEPDSIVSQGGSVIISPLGQVLAGPNFESEGLITADLDLGDVARAKLYFDSVGHYSRPDVLHLTVNEHPKKPVTFISKVEKAEDDSNK from the exons atgtCAACTTCAGAAAACACTCCGTTTAATGGCGTTGCCTCATCCACCATTGTTCGAGCTACCATTGTCCAAGCCTCCACCGTCTACAACGATACTCCCGCCACTCTAG aaaagGCGAACAAGTTTATTGTGGAGGCTGCAAGCAAGGGATCGGAGCTGGTTGTGTTCCCGGAGGCGTTTATCGGTGGTTATCCTCGAGGTTTTAGGTTTGGTTTAGGGGTGGGAGTTCATAACGAAGAAGGGCGTGATGAGTTCCGCAAGTACCATGCTTCTGCTATTAAAGTTCCTG GCCCTGAAGTAGAAAAGTTGGCGGAGTTGGCCGGGAAGAACAATGTGTACTTGGTAATGGGAGCGATAGAGAAGGATGGGTATACACTCTATTGCACAGCACTTTTCTTCAGTCCACAAGGTCAGTTCTTGGGTAAGCACCGTAAACTCATGCCCACAAGTTTGGAACGTTGCATTTGGGGTCAAGGAGACGGATCAACCATCCCCGTTTACGACACTCCGATTGGAAAACTCGGTGCTGCTATTTGCTGGGAGAATAGGATGCCCCTCTACAGAACTGCTTTGTACGCCAAAG GCATTGAGCTTTATTGTGCACCTACTGCTGATGGTTCGAAAGAATGGCAATCGTCGATGCTTCACATTGCGATCGAAGGTGGATGTTTCGTATTGTCGGCTTGCCAGTTCTGCCTTCGTAAAGATTTCCCTGATCATCCTGACTACTTGTTTACCGATTGGTACGACGACAAAGAGCCTGACTCTATTGTTTCCCAAGGTGGAAGTGTTATTATTTCACCTTTGGGACAGGTTCTTGCGGGACCAAACTTTGAATCAGAGGGTCTCATCACAGCTGATCttg ATCTTGGTGATGTAGCAAGAGCTAAGTTGTACTTCGATTCGGTTGGACATTACTCGAGACCAGATGTTTTACACTTGACCGTAAATGAGCACCCGAAGAAACCGGTCACATTCATTTCGAAGGTGGAGAAAGCGGAAGATGACTCAAACAAGTAA